In a genomic window of Prinia subflava isolate CZ2003 ecotype Zambia chromosome W unlocalized genomic scaffold, Cam_Psub_1.2 scaffold_2cwr_NEW, whole genome shotgun sequence:
- the APELA gene encoding apelin receptor early endogenous ligand: MRLQLLLWIMAVLLASLLPAYGQRPANLALCRKLHWHGCSHRCCMPLHSRVPFP, from the exons ATgaggctccagctgctgctttggatCATGGCTGTGCTCCTGGCGAGCCTCCTCCCAGCCTACGGACAGCGGCCAG CCAacctggccctgtgcaggaagCTCCACTGGCACGGCTGCTCCCACCGGTGCTGCATGCCGCTCCACTCCAGGGTGCCCTTCCCCTGA